A region of the Corynebacterium falsenii genome:
AGTAGCACGACCTCCAGACACCTCGCCCACGCTGCCGTTACACTGGCTGGCATGAGCATCACCACACGAGCCATTGTCCAGACCGATTCCAACGATCCCGCCTCTCTGGAGTGGAAGGAGACGGAGCTCGATGACCTCCAACAGGGCGAAGCGCTGGTGAAGGTCCACTTCGCAGGCGTCAACCGCGCCGATACTCTCCAGGCCCAGGGCCACTACCCACCCCCGAAGGGTGTCACGAACATCATCGGCCTCGAAGCCGCCGGCGTGATCGAGCGCGCCAACGGCACCACTCGCCCGGATGGCACCCCCTGGGTCGATGGAGACGAAGTCGCCGTGCTGCTATCCGGCGGCGGCTACGCGGAGCGGGTCGTGGTGCCAGAAGGCCAGCTCATGCCCGTGCCCGCCGGATTCTCCCTTGCGGAGGCCGCCAGCGTGGTCGAGGTTGCCTGCACCCTGTGGTCCAACATCATGATGACCGCCCATGTGGATAAGGGCTCCACGGTCCTGTTCCACGGCGGTGGTGGCGGCATCGGCATTTTCGGTATCCAGCTCGCCAAGGCCCTGGGTGCCACGGTCGCGGTCACCGCAGGTTCCCAGGACAAACTCAACGTGTGCTCCCGCTACGGCGCGGACATCCTCATCAACTACAAGGATGAGGACTTCGTGGAGGTCATGAAGGATCACGGTGGGGCGGACGTAATCCTGGACATCATCGGCGCGAAGTACCTGGACCGCAACATTGATGCCCTCGCCAAGGATGGCCACATCGTCATCATCGGCATGCAGGGCGGTGTCAAGGGCGAGCTGAACATCGGCAAGCTGCTCAACAAGCGCGGCACAATCTCCGCAACGGGCCTGCGCTACCGCGACCTGGACGATAAGGCCCGGATTGTCGGCGAGACCATTCGCCACGTCTGGCCCCTGCTGGAAGACGGCTCGATCACCCACCACATCGACCGTGTCGTTCCCGTGGAGAAAGCCGCCGACGCGCACAAGGCGCTGCTCGATGGCGAGGTCACCGGCAAGATCGTCTTGCAGGTCGTCAACTAACGGGCTCTCGTGGCCGCTCGAGGTCTCCGCCGCGGCCACGTCCCCACGGTTTGCACCACGACCAGGGCTATCAGGACCATCACCATGCCCGCCCACTGCACGGCCGTCAGCGTTTCGCCCTTGAACACCGTGCCGATGACAGTCGCGGTCACCGGGGACAACACTCCGAGGATTGCGACATCAACGACGTCGAGCTTCGCAATGCCGTTGAACCACAGGCCGTAAGCCACCAGTGCCCCGATGATGGTCAAGTAGGCAAAACCTGCGATGTTCCGGCCGTTCAGGGTGTCCGGCAGCCCCTCGATGGCCAGCAGAAATGGGATCAACACCGCACCGCCGAACGTCAGCTGCCACCCGGTGACCACGAGTTGCGGCACGCCCTTGGGTGCTCCCCATTTCTTGGCCAACACAATGCCCGTGGCCATACAGATGCTGGCCGCCAGCCCGGCGAGCACGCCACCCATATTCAGCTCCGCCGAGGGTGTAAGTACCAACGCTGCCACGCCGATCACGGCGATGATCCCGCCGATGATCTGCACGGACTGCAACCTCGTGCCCAGAAGCAGCGGGCTCATGGCGATCACCCACAGCGGCGCGGTATTCGTGACAATCGCGGCCACCCCGCCCGGCAGCAGGTATGCCGCAAGGAACAAAAATGCGAAGAATCCCCCGATATTCGCCACACCCAACGCCGCCGACTTCCACCACCAGGAGCCGTGCGGGAGCCTGCGGAACCACAGCAGCAAAAGGAGCCCGGCCGGCAGCGCGCGCAGCACCCCAGCCAGCAGCGGGCGGTTCGGCGGAAGAAAATCCGTCGTCACAATGTAGGTGGTTCCCCAGATGATGGGCGTTAGTGCGGTCAGCAAACGAGTCACAACAGCGCACCTTAGCGCACTAGCGCCAACCCCAGTGCACCAGCGCTCTAGCGCAGGCTCGCCACCGCCCGCACCAGCTGGTCCACGTCGTAGGCCGTGTTGTGTGGAGCGAAGCCGATGGCCACCGCCCCGGAATCGGGATGGTATTCGGTCTGTCCGCTGAGGCTGCTGGCATTCTTGCGGCCATGCCGCCCGCGACGCGCCCGCCGCGAAGCGCCGATTTCCTCGAACACGCCCATGCTGGCCAGCAGTTCCGAATCGCCGGGCTTGACCACACCAGCCACCACGCCATTGGATAGCAGCCTGTCGACCACCACGGCGGCGGGCACACCTTCCACAATGAAGCTCACTCGGGGCACGCGCTCCACGGCGTCGAAGTACGGCAACAATTCGGATTCACCATCCACGCCGATCACGTGCACGGTCCCCAGCGCCTGCAGGCCTTCCACAGCCCGGCGCGCTAGGCCGTTCATGTAGCGGGTGGCCTGCGGCAACGCATCAGCCACGCGGTGCCTGCGAGATCCCAGCGCGAAATCATCCAATCGGGCCAGATGCTCCACGGCCTCCGGCACGCCGCCCAGCAGGCCCTCGGACACCCCGCCGACGCCCAGCACACCGCGCGGGTCGTTGAACGGAATGGAGGCCAGCACGGAGGAATCGCGGAACACCAGCGCGCCCACAGTCGGCCCGCCGATCGAGCTGATATCCAGCGCGAGCACGTCTGCCTGCATGTCGTCGATATCCACCACGCGATAGGGGGCGTAGGAGTTCACATCCACCACGAACAGTCCGCGGGACTTGTTGTGCACTGCCTCGCCCACGGCCCGCACGTCCGTCACCGAACCCACGTACCGGTTCGCCGCGGCGATGGCGACCACCGTGGTTTCCGGCCCCACGAGGTTGGCGAACTGCCACGCCGGCAGCACACCCGTGGACAGATCCGGCTCTGCCCAGCGCACCCGCGCACCGTAGAGGTCCGCCGCGCGGCGCCAGGGGCGGATGTTCGCTGGGTCATCGATGCGGGAGAGCACCACTTCCTGCCCGAGCCGCAGGCGGCGGTACAGCACGCTGGCGAGCTGGTCCAGCAGCGCTGCGCGCGAGGAGCCCAGCACCACGTTGCTTGGCAGCGCACCGGTCAGATCGGCCACCGCGTTCTTGGCGGCGTCCACGAACTGCTCGCCGATGCGTCGGCCAAGCACCTTGTTATCCGACGCCACCCCATGGGGCGATTCCATCGGCTCCAGCAGAGGTGAGGCACGGAAGGATCGGGAAACGGCCGCGGAGACGCGTTCCGGGACCTGCGGATAATCCTGGGCGTTCATATAGGTCCAGCCATCGGACAGCGATGCGTACAGGCCTCTCACCCGAGGGTTATCAAACACCGGAACTCCTTTCTCGACAGGCAACCCGGCGCGGTTGCCCCCGCCTCGGTCAGGCAGTGATCCAAGCAGTGATCGTTGTGCGACCGAAGTCGCATAGCGACGCGCCCTCGTACTGCTCGAATACAGCTTGTGACGATACTAGCGTGTTCGGTGGACAACAGATATTCGCGCATAACGAATCTTTGATGATCGCGCGAATGCTTGTGTAAAGGTGACAACCTTTCACTATTAGGTATCCATCGTGACCCATTATGTCCGATTCCGCGACGCTCGGCATGCGCCCACCATGCGGAAGCCTCCGGTCCCCGCATGGGCCGTTCATCCGGATGGAGTAAGTTGGACACACTACGACGAAGGAAAGGTGTGTTGTGGCCCAGACCGCAGATGTAGAACGCATCACCGCCACCACCGAGGTGCATGACATCCCGGCGAGCAAGTCAGAAACATTCTCCGCCGCGTGGAAGGACCTCAAGCGGGGCTTCGAGCAGCGCGAGCTGTGGCTGGCTCTCGGCTGGCAGGACATCAAGCAGCGCTACCGCCGTTCCACCCTGGGTCCACTGTGGATCACCATCGCCACCGGCGTGATGGCCCTGGCCCTAGGTCTGCTGTACTCGCTGCTGTTCCAGCAGGACTTGGCGCAGTTCCTCCCGCACGTGGCCGTGGGCCTGATCATCTGGGGCTTCATCGCCGGTTGCATCCAGGATGGCTCCCAGGTCTTCATCGCCAACGAGGGTCTGATCAAGCAGCTCCCCTCGGCTCTATCGGTGCACGTGTACCGCCTGGTGTGGCGGCAGTTCCTCTTCCTGTGCCACAACCTGGTGATCTGGGTTGTCCTCATCGCTATTTTTCGCCCTCACCTGGGGTGGAACGTTTTCCTCGCCATCCCAGCGCTCGCGCTGTTGGTGCTCAACGGCGTGTGGGTGACGATGTTCTTTGGCATTATCGCCACCCGTTTCCGCGACGTGGCTCCGCTGCTCGATTCCCTCGTTCAGCTGGCGTTCTACATGACCCCCATCGTGTGGACCACCGCGACGCTGAGGGAGCAGGGCGGTGAGATCGCCAACCGCGCGAAGATCGCGGAGATCAACCCCCTGTACCACTACCTAGAGATCATCCGCGCGCCCATGATCGGCGAGCCGGTGGCCGCCTACCACTGGTGGATCGTGCTGGCCATGACCGGCGTGGGTCTTCTCCTCGCCCTTCTCACGATGCGCAAATGGCGCTTCCGCGTGAGCTACTGGGTCTAGCACCTGCACACCCGCCGTCCGCTGTTCGTTTCTTCCTGCCCATCCTTTTAACGGAGGTCACCGTGGTTTCCATCGACACCTACAACGCCTGTGTTGATTTCCCTATTTTCGACGCCAAATCCCGCTCGATGAAGCAGACGTTCCTGGGTGCCGCGGGCGGTGCTATCGGACGTAATGAGTCGAATACCGTGATGGTCGAAGCGTTGCGCGACGTGAACTTGCACCTCAAGGACGGCGACCGGGTGGGCCTGGTCGGCCACAACGGCGCGGGCAAATCCACACTGCTCCGGCTGCTGTCTGGCATCTACGAGCCGACGCGCGGGTCCGCCGTGGTGAAGGGGCGCGTGGCCCCGGTGTTCGACCTGGGCGTGGGCATGGACCCGGAGATCTCGGGGTACGAAAACATCATCATCCGCGGCCTGTTTCTGGGACAGACGCGCAAGTCCATCAAGTCAAAGATGGATGAGATTGCGGAGTTCTCCGAGCTGGGCGATTACCTATCCATGCCCCTGCGCACGTACTCCACGGGTATGCGCATCCGCTTGGCGCTGGGCGTGGTGACCTCCATCGACCCGGAGATCCTGCTGCTCGATGAGGGCATTGGCGCCGTGGATGCGGCGTTCATGACCAAGGCCCGGGTGAAGCTGGAGGAGATGGTGAAGCGTTCCGGCATCTTGGTGTTTGCCAGCCACTCCAACGACTTCCTTGCACAATTGTGCGATTCGGCGTTGTGGATTGACCATGGAGAGGTCAAGAAGGCGGGCCCGGTGGCCGATGTTGTGGAATCCTATGAGGGGCCGGAGGCTGGAAACTTGGTTCGCAGCGTGCTGCGAGACCTCGGTCGCGCGTAAAATCGAGTGCGATTGTGTGATCTGGCTTAAATCCGGGGCATTTTTGCGAACTGGCTGACAATCCAGCGCGCGCGGGTAACCTCGGTAGCACGCACAAGAAGCATTAATTTTTTACTCAAAATAACTTTATCGACCCTCCGTAAACTTCCTCGATTCCACCTCTACACCCCCAACGAAAGCGCAGCTGACACCGTGACTTCCTCCACGCACAACTCCCCCAGCACCAGTGGCGATGACACCGCTTCCGATGCCTTCAACTCAAAGAAGTGGCTCGAGCTGTACACCCCGTGGACAGCTCACACCATCGACCTCGAGGATCCGAAGGAGAACCCCCGCGGCTTCACGTTGCCGGAGATCTTCTGGAACGGCGTACACGATTACAAGGACAACACGGCGTTCACCTTCTTCAACAAGTCCGTGACGTACAAGGACTTCGGTCGCCACGTCGCCACCGCCGCAGCCGGTCTGCGCAAGCTCGGCGTGATGCAGGGCGAGCGCGTGGCAATTGCTCTGCCGAACTGCCCCCAAGCGCTCACCGCCTTCTACGCAACGCTCACCATCGGCGCCGTCCCCACCCTCCACAACCCCCTCTACACCGCAGCTGAGCTGACCCACCCCTTCGAGGATCACGCCGCCAAGGTCGGCTTCTTCTGGGACAAAATGGCCGGCACCGCCGAGCAGCTCCGCGACAAGACTCCGCTGGACACCGTCATTGCCGTGAGCCTGCCGGATGCCATGCCCCGCGTCATGCAGTTCGCCCTCAAGCTCCCCATCCCGCCCGTGAAGAAGCTCAAGGAGAAGCTCACCGGCCCGGCTCCGGAAGCCCTGCCGTGGAACGAGTTCATGGGCAAGGGAAAATCCAAGGCCAAGAGTGAACTGGGCGGCGGATACACTGGTGGCGTCGGGCCAAAGAAGCCCCTGGACCCCACGGATCCTGCGCTGATTCTGTACACCTCCGGAACCACGGGCAAGCCCAAGGGCGCGGTGCTGACGCACCGCAACCTCATCGCGAACCTGCGCCAGGGCCTCGAGTGGGTGGAGGGCCTAGGCAAGGGCCCGAAGCCGGAGGTCATGCTCGCCGCGCTGCCGATTTTCCACGCCTACGGCCTGACCATGAACATCACGATGGCTCCGATGATCGGCGGTGAGATCCAGCTGCTGCCCGCCCCCGAGATGGATCTGGTCATGCGGATCATGAAGAAGAACATGCCCACGTGGATGCCGGGCGTGCCCGCGCTGTACGAAAAGATCATGGAAGCCGCCGAGAAGAAGGGACTCAGCATTGACGGCGTGCGGGCGTCGTTCAGCGGCGCGAGCGCGCTGCCTGCCTCCACGGTGAAAAAGTGGGAGTCGCTCACCAGCGGCAAGATCATCGAGGGCTATGGCCTCACCGAAACCGCGCCGATCATCGTGGGCAACCCGATGGGGCACGGCCGGGAGGGCTACATCGGCGTGCCCTTCCCCTCCACCGAGGTGCGCATCGCTGATCCCGACGACCCCAGCAAGACCCTCCCGGACGGCGAAGAAGGCGAACTGCTGGTCCGCGGCCCTCAGGTGTTCAAGGGGTACCTCAACAAGCCGGAGGAAACCGAGAAGGCCTTCTACAAGGACTGGTTCCGCACCGGCGACATGGCCGTGATGGAGCCGGACGGGTTCATCAAGATCGTCTCCCGCATCAAGGAAATGATCATCACCGGCGGATTCAACGTCTACCCCGCCGAGGTGGAGGAGGTGCTCATGGAGCACGAGTCCATCGAGCAGGCCTCCGTGGTGGGTGTGCCGCGCAAGGACGGCTCCGAGACCGTAGCGGCGGCCGTGATCCTGGCCGCCGGCGCCACGCTGGACAAGGACGCGCTGCGGGCCTTCGCCGCGAACAAGTTGACGAAGTACAAGGTGCCGCGCATCTTCCAGGAGCTCAAGGAGCTGCCCGCCGATCAGATGGGCAAGGTGCGCCGCCGCGAGGTGCAGGACATCGTCAAGGACTTCCTCAAGGACATCAAGCACGACTAGAAGACCGGCGGGCGGAGCGACCGGGCATAATTGAAGCCATGCCTTTACGTACATCCGATACCGTCGCCGCAGTCATCGTCACCCACAACCGGGTTGAGCTGCTGCGCGCCTCCCTGGACCAAGTCGCCCACCAGGAGGGCGCCGAAGCGCGGCACATCATCGTGGTCGACAACGGCAACGACCCCGCCGTGAAAGCTCTAGTAGATGAGGTGGCCGGGGAACGCGGCCACTACATCGGCTCCGCCACCAACTTGGGCGGCGCCGGCGGGTTCGCCTTGGGGTTCCTCACCGCACTGTCCCTGGGTGCGGATGCGATCTGGTGCGCGGATGACGATGGTCGCCCTGCCGACGCCCACGTGCTTGCCACCCTGCAGCGCGTGGCGGAACAGGAGGGCCTCGATGAGATCAGCCCCATGGTCTGCAACATCGATGCACCCGATCGCCTAGCTTTCCCCCTGCGCCAGGGGTTGGTGTGGCGCCGCCTGCGCAGCGAGCTGGAGGGCGACTTCCTCCCCGGCATCGCCTCGTTGTTCAACGGAGCACTGATCAGCGCGAAGGCTATGGAGATCATCGGCGTGCCGGACTACCGGCTGTTCATCCGCGGCGATGAGGTGGAGTACCACCGCCGCCTGGTACGCAGCGGCCTGCGGTTCGGCACATGCCTGACCACGGCGTATCTGCACCCGGATGGCTCCGACGAGTTCAAGCCGATCCTGGGCGGCAAGATGCACACCCAGTACCCGGATAACGAGTTCAAGCGCTTCTTCACCTACCGCAACCGTGGCTACATCATGAACCAGCCCGGCATGCGCAAGCTGCTGCCGCAGGAGTACGCCCGGTTCGCGTGGTTTTTCCTGGTGCAAAACCGGGATGTCAAGGGCTTCAAAGAGTGGTTCTCCCTGCACAAGGCGGGGCGCAACGAGCGCTTCAACCGCCCCTAGCGGAGGACTAGCGGAGGATAAACTCCCGCATCATCGTGGTCCACTGACCCACGTCATCGGGCGTTTCCGCGATGTGGACCTCTGCGTTCGGCAGTAGGTCACCGAGTTCCTCGGCGCTCTCGATGGGGTGGCCGGGGTCCTGGGTCCAGGCCAGGATGAGCACCGGGCACTCGATCTGCATGATCTTTTCCTTGGCCGGCAGGTTCGCCTTGGCGGCGCCGCGATAGGCGATCGGCAGGATGGATTCCAGCACGTCCGGGTCCGTGTGCGGCCGGTCGGGGTTCACGGCCGGTGGCAGGGCCTCGTGCTTCGTGAACTCCGAGTAGGCTGCTAGGCCGTTGTCCTCCACATATTGCGCCGAGAACTCGTAGCCGGTGGCTCGGGCGCTGCGATTTTCCCAGACGGTGGGCGGGAGCCCCAGAATGAGCTTGTCGAACAGGCCGGGGTGCTTTACCTGAGCAGTGAGCAGGGTGGCGCACCCCATGGATTGCCCGATTCCCACGAGGGGGCGTGTGTCGGTGACATCCGGCCACACATCCCCCACCACGGCGTAGAGGGTATCCGCCAGGGAGTCCCAGAGAAAGTCCTGCTCAACGGCCTTCTGCCCATCATGGGCTCCGTCTTCGCGCAAGCGCGTGCGGCCGTGCCCCGGCGCGTCGTAACGCAGTGTCTCGAACTCCGGCAGATCGTGGACGAAGTTCAGCCCCAGGATCTCATCGCGCGCCATGGAGCTGGTGAGCCCGTGGAGCTGCACCAGGCGGGCGCTGGCCGCCGGGGAGGGGTGAAGATCAGCGGCGATGGCCCACCTGCCCACGTCAAGTTTCAATGATGTCAACGCGCTTGACCTTTCCCGGAAACATTTGGTTTTTAGTCTGCCTATTATGCGACTCACAACGATTAATACCATGAACCTCCGCCCGGGCATTGTGCACAGCTACGGGGTGACAACCCGCACCCGCAGCGGGTCGGTTGCCCCGCCCATTAGCTTTGACCAGCGCCAACACTGTGCCCGCGGGCCGCGCCCGGGTTCATGGATGGCGGTGAGTTTTAGCCTCCCCCGCGCCGCCACCCTGTCCCAGATCAGCACCGCGTACCACCACCTCATCGCCCACCACGGCACGATGCAGACAGTGGTGGTAAACCCGGCCGACCCTCGGCTGGAGGTGGTGAACGTGTGCCAGGGTAACTGGCACCCGGAGACCGGTGGCATGGATGGCGACGAGCAGTTCGATCCTCGCCCGATCTTGCGCGAGGTCTTTGACCGTTGTTGCAACCCGTTCGCCAGCCCGTCCCACCAGCTGTGCGTTGTTGACCACCGGGCTGGCACGGCGCAGGCCACGCGCGTGGGCGAGCCGATGGAGGATGCGACCGTGATCATCGGCTTTGATCATTCCCACACGGATGCTTGGAGCTTGCTGGTGACGATCCGCGACTTCACGGCTCTGCTCGATGCGGTGATCAGTGGCACGGATCCGGCGACCGTGCTGACGCCCACGTTGGGCTTCGGTGATCATTCCCGGCAGTTGGTGGAGCGCAACGGCGCGCCCGAGCACGTGGTGGCCCGCTGGCACGAGCACCTAGCGGACGGGACGATGCCCGTGTTCCCAGGGGACCTCGGGGATCTCTCCGAGCCGCGGTCGCAGGTGGTGGACGTGGTTGATATTTTCGACGCCAACGAGCTCATCGCCTTCGATGATGCATCGGCCGCCCAGGACATGAGCATGTTGGGGCTGGCGGTGGCGGCGATGGCTCCGGTGAAGGCTGTATTCCCCATTCATTCGCGCCGCCAGCCGCTCACCCCTGCTGAGACCTGGGATAACGCGATGGGGTGGTTTATCACCAACTCCATCCTGGACTGCCCGGACGTGGGGGCGGAGCCGGGCCACGCAGACGTGAGCCATGCTGCCGCTGCCCGCTCGATCATGGACGCGATCCGCGAGACAATCCAACTAGGTTCGTATCCCCTGGCGCCGATCATGGAACCGTGGGGCGGAAACGTGCCCGCTACAAAGGGAATGTTCGCGATCTCCTGGCTGGATAACCGCAAGCTGCCGGTGGATATTGAGCCAGGATTGGAACCGCAGCACATCTCCGCAGAGATCAAGACCGACGGGGTGATGGCGTGGTTCGTGTCCAATGACGACGGCATGCACCTGCGCGTGCGCTACCCGGACACCCCGGAGGCGCGGCAGTCAGTGCCGGCGTGGTGCCGGAAGGTGGTGGCCACGATGCGCGCTGAGGTGCAGGGCAGTGTGGGAGCGGGGCTGCCGGTCACGGTCTGCGCACCTGCCGCGACGCTCGCCGGATCCAAGCCGGATCCCGAACCGGCCAGCGCCTGATCTGGAACCCACCTGGGAAATCGGGCTCCTCGCCCCCGTCTGGCTTTATCACTGCAGTGCGCAGGCGTATCCTTATTCTTTAGCCTGGCTCACGACCCACGCATCGTGGGCCGCACCAGGTTGATCACACCAGGTTGATCGCAGCACCAGAGCCCCCGCACATAGAGGACGCCCGTGACCACAGCCCCCACTTCCGAACAGCGCACGCGCCGCAGCTTCAGCAAGCGCAACGTTGCGCGGCAGTTCATCCAATTCGGAATGGTCGGCGCCTCCGGTTTCATCGTCAACCAGGCGGTGTTCGTGCTGTGCAAGAAGACTCTCGACTGGGGTTGGGACCACTCCGCAGACGATGTGCTGCTCAACCTCGTGGGTACTCAGTTCAACCTGCGCTGGTATCACCTGTTCTCCACCCTGGCTTTCATCGTGGCGAACGTCTGGAACTTCCTGCTCAACCGCTACTGGACCTTCTCCGGCGTGCCGAAGAAGGCCTGGTGGAAGCAGCTCCCGCAGTTCATGGCGGTGGGCGTCTTCGGCCTGCTCATCACGCTGGCCGTGGCCACCGCCTTGGTGAACCCCGAATCGCCCATCGCGCTGCCAGCGGATATCTTCAACGACTCCACGGGTCTACGCACCCGCGTGTACTGGGGTAACTTCATCGGCGTGATCGTGGCCGTTCCCGCGAACTTCCTGTTCAACAAGCTGTGGACCTTCCGCGCGAAGCCCGCTAAGGGCGTGCGCACCCGCGGTCCCCGCACCGCCACCCACCCCGTGGCGGCCGCGGCCACTGGAGCCCCCGACGCCGACATTATGGGCGAAACGGACCGGGGTGGCGTCGAGAACAAGAAAGCCAACAACAGCGCAGGCGACAGTCCCACACGCGCACACAACCCCGAGGCCTAGAGACCCCAAAAGGACAAACGATGGCAAAAACCGTGAATGGTGAACCGTACGCCGCGAAGTACCCGGTCACCACGATGATGGAATCGCAGCTGGTGCGGTTCATCCTCGTGGGCGGGTTCAGCGCCATTGTGGACTTCGGGTCCACGGCGATCTTCCACTTCGGGCTGGGGTTCAGCGACACGCTATCGAAGTCGCTGGGCTTCGTGCTGGGAACGCTGACGGCGTACATCATCAACCGCCGGTGGACGTTCCAGGCCGAGCCTTCCACGTTCCGGTTCGTGGTGACGATGGTGTCCTACGCCCTGACCTTTGGCGTACAGGTGGGGCTCTACAAGGTGTTCATCCCGGTGCTGGAGGGGATGGACCTCAGTGCATTCTGGATTCGCGTGTGGAGCTTCGTGATCGCGCAAGGCACGGCGACGGTGCTGAACTTCCTGATCCAGAAGTTCCTGATCTTCAAGAAGTAGCTCGCGGTTAGTGCTGCAGGAGGAAGCGGTACATCTCCAACCGATCCACCAAGGAGCTGCGCTGCACGAGCGGCACCGTGGTCTCCTCCGGCGACGGCGACCAGCTATCCGCACCGGCCATCGCCAGGACCTTCCGGGTGCGGGTGCAGAGCTCGCGCACGGCGTTGGCGCTAGTTCCGGGGTAGCCCGCCAGGGTCATGAACGCCTCGCGGACCCGCTCAGCGTCATCGTCTTTGACCAGCGTGGACAGGGCGATGATGTGCGCCCACGCCGCGGCGCGGGCCTTGGGCTCGTGTTCCACGGGCGCGTCGGCGAGTAGTTCCGCGGCCTGTTCCGACACGACCGCCGGGCGGTCCAGATCCAGCGATTGCAGCAGCGGAATGAACTCACAGCTCTCCGGGGACTCCAGCCAGCGGCGCAGCTCCGGTTTCACGGCTCCGAGGACATGCTCGACCGTGGCCTCGCCCGCCAGTTCCACGTTGATTTCCGCCACGCTGGGCCATTTGCGGATCTTGAGCGGGTGCTGGCGCAGCGCGGGGGCGCTGTTGCTGTCCGCACTGTTGGCGCTGTTCGCACCGCTGGCACTGACGCTCCGTCGCGCACTGAGCCGCACGCTCACATAATCGCAGCTCACCAGCTTCGCATCGGGAACGGACTCCAACCCATCGCCACCATGCGACGCCAACACGCCGTGCAGCCCAAGCGCCCTACTGATCGTGTCCTCCGCCTGGCCGCACAGTTCCTCACCGGCGCGCACGTCGCGGTGATCCACCACAGTCACGCTGAAGTAGAACTCCCCCACCACGAGCAACCCAGTCATGCCCACGGCGCGCTCGCCTTCGCACGCCTGCCACAGCGACGTGCCCATGGACTCCACACCATCCAAGCCCTGCGCGGCGTACGTCCTGCCGGAGATGCGGAAGCTCCACGGCTCGCCGACCGCGTGCGGCTGGTGGTAGTCCTGCCTTTCCACACGCTCTGGCCAGCCGTAACAGGTCAAAATGGCATCGGCGGCGTCGGCGATACTGAGCCCGGCATCCAGCACCACCAGGCGCGAATACAGGCCCCCGGCGGCCTGGTGTTGCACGGACACGAGGTACATGTGCC
Encoded here:
- the glfT1 gene encoding galactofuranosyltransferase GlfT1 gives rise to the protein MPLRTSDTVAAVIVTHNRVELLRASLDQVAHQEGAEARHIIVVDNGNDPAVKALVDEVAGERGHYIGSATNLGGAGGFALGFLTALSLGADAIWCADDDGRPADAHVLATLQRVAEQEGLDEISPMVCNIDAPDRLAFPLRQGLVWRRLRSELEGDFLPGIASLFNGALISAKAMEIIGVPDYRLFIRGDEVEYHRRLVRSGLRFGTCLTTAYLHPDGSDEFKPILGGKMHTQYPDNEFKRFFTYRNRGYIMNQPGMRKLLPQEYARFAWFFLVQNRDVKGFKEWFSLHKAGRNERFNRP
- a CDS encoding alpha/beta fold hydrolase; its protein translation is MTSLKLDVGRWAIAADLHPSPAASARLVQLHGLTSSMARDEILGLNFVHDLPEFETLRYDAPGHGRTRLREDGAHDGQKAVEQDFLWDSLADTLYAVVGDVWPDVTDTRPLVGIGQSMGCATLLTAQVKHPGLFDKLILGLPPTVWENRSARATGYEFSAQYVEDNGLAAYSEFTKHEALPPAVNPDRPHTDPDVLESILPIAYRGAAKANLPAKEKIMQIECPVLILAWTQDPGHPIESAEELGDLLPNAEVHIAETPDDVGQWTTMMREFILR
- a CDS encoding GtrA family protein — protein: MAKTVNGEPYAAKYPVTTMMESQLVRFILVGGFSAIVDFGSTAIFHFGLGFSDTLSKSLGFVLGTLTAYIINRRWTFQAEPSTFRFVVTMVSYALTFGVQVGLYKVFIPVLEGMDLSAFWIRVWSFVIAQGTATVLNFLIQKFLIFKK
- a CDS encoding GtrA family protein; amino-acid sequence: MTTAPTSEQRTRRSFSKRNVARQFIQFGMVGASGFIVNQAVFVLCKKTLDWGWDHSADDVLLNLVGTQFNLRWYHLFSTLAFIVANVWNFLLNRYWTFSGVPKKAWWKQLPQFMAVGVFGLLITLAVATALVNPESPIALPADIFNDSTGLRTRVYWGNFIGVIVAVPANFLFNKLWTFRAKPAKGVRTRGPRTATHPVAAAATGAPDADIMGETDRGGVENKKANNSAGDSPTRAHNPEA
- a CDS encoding condensation domain-containing protein, with product MRLTTINTMNLRPGIVHSYGVTTRTRSGSVAPPISFDQRQHCARGPRPGSWMAVSFSLPRAATLSQISTAYHHLIAHHGTMQTVVVNPADPRLEVVNVCQGNWHPETGGMDGDEQFDPRPILREVFDRCCNPFASPSHQLCVVDHRAGTAQATRVGEPMEDATVIIGFDHSHTDAWSLLVTIRDFTALLDAVISGTDPATVLTPTLGFGDHSRQLVERNGAPEHVVARWHEHLADGTMPVFPGDLGDLSEPRSQVVDVVDIFDANELIAFDDASAAQDMSMLGLAVAAMAPVKAVFPIHSRRQPLTPAETWDNAMGWFITNSILDCPDVGAEPGHADVSHAAAARSIMDAIRETIQLGSYPLAPIMEPWGGNVPATKGMFAISWLDNRKLPVDIEPGLEPQHISAEIKTDGVMAWFVSNDDGMHLRVRYPDTPEARQSVPAWCRKVVATMRAEVQGSVGAGLPVTVCAPAATLAGSKPDPEPASA